A genomic segment from Carassius auratus strain Wakin chromosome 25, ASM336829v1, whole genome shotgun sequence encodes:
- the LOC113043531 gene encoding centrosomal protein of 152 kDa-like isoform X2 — MSIDFDSAALQTQQEEEEYDQEDYAREQELHKLLTDLPDDMLDDSADSSTCSRPEDNNRPQHAWDVPQWEHPRPSSHEQHYEEDDQGSYHEDYSYRSHTSQSNSHPHHLQTGTEHVATGWDQQNYQFQNRDYAHSSAGTDESQGIDFSTGVGAEQDVYPHNALQHGAGHPGDEARALGEHSHIRHHFQVFDNGGAGNKPTGHCRASYHPHQLSNQPKMFSPQVTNQNNHFDQIQRDFLDSAPHSADGQQLAQLQIVNRAQSGQIEELEQKLEDCRRKMRYLEHQFAIVKEEKDGQTVSVKESSALVEEAKEREAQLQGRVRSLEKQIQSLTDREQESLKQQRVAEVAMDSMKQQMMDLGRSDILTRAREQHDRDMTAIREQYEAQLLTLQQKLDAQSQSLNEQAEAGQRLLDQVRLLERQREEDQVDRAAVINTLAQRLEESQQQCAKLLHTGSVQEMSQLQLKLQQAQSTCAIREDLSKALQEELTELKEQINLYESAIKHGALESNGDWESQLSESCMDLGIKKPKWRNGRIHSKPHIAEAGDSTLLKEDVVRELKSELQRCLSHLKTKRLKISELQEELRRSQSRTEQLQTRLEQAERTIQDSEVRESSLEKHLETSPMTAAPHKDLIRLQKERQVLQERVEALEKRNQELKQSEEKVKSANSELCTKMREMIQELDQEKREAAERDERTRQQFRDDVVNGVRMELTQEHTAHIEQLTHQHQQHLQQLQSKLADLRQEVLAVQECYISVCKEKDKLEENLQNKLEEQRRLIENELKRREDSEAALERLRSDLECQHQEDVTRLRAQWKIDTQTETELQVREQLETARKSWQQEQETLEQSWAQRLQEAEEELRKARQSDTCEGAVGQLISAEQLEVRLRAQRETLQQEAATARDRAVEEAVRHAQREMQQKHTDDITLQVEGARSRWLQDLTSLPEYKSSLQREKDEWERLQQQRVQEQVSSAVKAVEERWQDTLRTKCTELEQCNMRNGELQEEVLTLRTRLERVCREQAALLKAELAAARDVWIRDKQEEMSRLRTQLQREQKQKLQAALEQTDKQRDTELHETLREKEQEWRDQQEIRLQEEMLRELKEVLQDGVESRRIGEEQQLTIRSRVWEICRETLSQAKQELKKSSADKLRRVLKETQERHEAEIALTAQRKQSEGAESLAKLQKKNQELQRHLEKACRQLQRSVQEHKNTLQRMKDEHEAALQKEQQSHLRALEELKQTSNAEALSSGSVSQQNLQAGLEEMKERYMKAVEKIRGDMLRYLQDSKERAAELIRTEVLRERQDTARRMRRYYLTCLQELLEDGGQAAGAEKKIINAASKLAAMAKVLETPVAKRKLSRTQGSQGGSDKTDTEASGSPAKLLGTEALKDGKNQHNLTDSNYTSMTAKQKDVRSKSIEPDSLKSVGVCGSKDTFTVGRVTQKHTQFAHDGVFNSVNVTLRKHSREMFMEGFGEPSSSVQPFLIEEDPVRDNGPSDWSLTSNGSNFLHLTSSRPDPGKPFSVSGGLDFRSSIGDDSDVTIYKEFVKPRSYSKPDVCVDRRTDQHREPTPGSEGHGVRKKCPKSLFSELKVYQQDSGFDSPLALLQK; from the exons ATGTCCATTGATTTCGACAGTGCAGCTCTACAGAcccagcaggaggaagaggagtaTGATCAGGAAGACTACGCCAGAGAACAAGAG ctcCACAAGCTCCTGACTGATCTCCCTGATGATATGCTAGATGACAGCGCTGACAGCTCCACCTGCAGCCGTCCGGAAGACAACAACAG ACCGCAGCATGCCTGGGATGTCCCACAATGGGAGCATCCAAGACCTTCTTCCCATGAGCAA CACTATGAGGAGGATGATCAAGGCTCTTATCATGAGGACTACAGCTACAGGAGTCACACGTCTCAGAGCAACAGTCACCCTCATCACCTCCAGACCGGGACAGAACATGTGGCCACCGGCTGGGACCAACAGAACTACCAGTTCCAGAACCGAGACTATGCACACTCCTCCGCAGGCACGGATGAGTCCCAAGGCATTGACTTCTCCACTGGGGTCGGGGCGGAACAGGACGTGTACCCTCATAATGCTCTTCAGCATGGGGCAGGCCACCCCGGAGATGAGGCTAGAGCCCTAGGAGAGCATAGCCACATCAGACACCACTTTCAG GTGTTTGATAATGGAGGAGCTGGGAACAAACCCACTGGCCACTGCAGAGCCAGTTACCATCCACATCAACTTTCAAACCAGCCCAAGATGTTCAGTCCTCAAGTGACCAATCAGAATAACCACTTTGACCAGATTCAGAGGGACTTCCTGGACTCAGCACCAC ATTCAGCAGACGGTCAGCAGCTGGCACAGCTTCAGATTGTAAACCGAGCTCAATCCGGACAGATCGAGGAGCTGGAACAGAAACTAGAGGACTGCAGGAGGAAGATGAGATATCTGGAGCACCAGTTCGCCATCGTCAAAG AAGAGAAAGATGGTCAGACTGTATCAGTGAAGGAGTCCAGTGCACTCGTGGAGGAGGCGAAAGAGAGAGAAGCGCAGCTGCAGGGCAGAGTCAGATCTCTGGAGAAACAGATCCAGTCTCTCACAGACCGAGAGCAAGAG AGCCTAAAGCAGCAGCGTGTGGCCGAGGTGGCGATGGACAGCATGAAGCAGCAGATGATGGATCTGGGTCGCTCAGACATTCTCACACGAGCACGGGAGCAGCACGATAGAGACATGACCGCTATCCGTGAGCAGTACGAAGCACAACTGCTCACCCTTCAGCAGAAACTAGACGCACAATCACAGAGTCTGAACGAGCAG gcggaGGCGGGCCAGCGGCTGCTGGATCAGGTCCGGCTGCTGGAGCGTCAGAGAGAAGAGGATCAGGTGGACAGAGCCGCCGTCATCAACACCCTCGCACAGCGCCTGGAGGAGAGCCAGCAGCAGTGTGCCAAACTGCTCCACACTG GCTCTGTTCAAGAGATGAGTCAGTTACAGCTGAAGCTCCAGCAGGCTCAGTCTACCTGCGCTATCAGAGAAGACCTCAGCAAAGCCCTGCAG GAAGAGTTGACTGAACTGAAGGAGCAGATAAATCTGTATGAGTCTGCCATTAAACATGGAGCCCTGGAGTCTAATGGAGACTGGGAGAGCCAGCTGTCTGAGTCCTGCATGGACCTGGGCATCAAGAAGCCCAAGTGGAGAAATGGACGGATCCACAG CAAACCTCATATTGCAGAAGCAGGAGACTCGACCCTGCTGAAGGAGGACGTGGTGCGAGAGCTGAAGAGCGAGTTGCAGCGCTGCCTGAGTCACCTGAAGACCAAGCGTCTGAAGATCTCTGAGCTGCAGGAGGAGCTGCGACGCTCTCAGAGCAGAACAGAGCAGCTGCAGACGCGGCTAGAGCAGGCTGAGAGAACCATACAGGACTCTGAG GTGAGGGAGAGCAGCTTGGAGAAACACCTGGAAACATCCCCCATGACTGCAGCTCCTCACAAAGACCTCATCAGACTGCAGAAAGAACGGCAGGTGCTGCAGGAGAGAGTGGAG GCTCTGGAGAAGAGGAATCAGGAGCTGAAGCAGAGTGAGGAGAAGGTGAAGTCAGCCAACTCTGAGCTCTGCACCAAGATGAGAGAGATGATCCAGGAGCTGGACCAGGAGAAACGAGAAGCAGCAGAGAG GGATGAGAGGACTCGGCAGCAGTTTAGAGATGATGTGGTGAATGGTGTCCGGATGGAGCTGACACAGGAGCACACGGCTCACATAGAGCAACTCACTCACCAGCATCAGCAGCACCTCCAACAGCTCCA GTCAAAGCTGGCTGATCTCAGACAGGAGGTGTTAGCTGTGcaggaatgctacatttctgttTGCAAAGAGAAAGACAAGCTGGAGGAAAATCTCCAAAACAAGCTTGAAGAACAGAGGAGATTGATAGAAAATGAG TTGAAGAGGCGAGAGGACAGTGAGGCTGCTCTGGAGAGACTGAGGTCTGATTTGGAGTGTCAGCATCAGGAGGACGTGACTCGGCTCAGAGCCCAGTGGAAGATAGACACACAGACTGAGACTGAGCTGCAGGTCAGAGAGCAGCTGGAAACGGCCAGAAAGAGCTGGCAGCAGGAGCAGGAGACG CTGGAGCAGTCCTGGGCTCAGCGGTTACAGGAGGCTGAGGAAGAGCTCAGGAAGGCCAGGCAGTCAGACACCTGTGAGGGAGCGGTGGGTCAGCTGATTTCAGCGGAGCAGCTGGAGGTCCGGCTCAGGGCTCAGAGGGAGACCCTGCAGCAGGAGGCTGCAACGGCCCGGGACAGAGCCGTGGAGGAAGCAGTACGACACGCTCAGAGAGAGATGCAGCAGAAACACACTGATGACATCACGCTCCAG GTTGAAGGTGCTCGTTCTCGATGGCTCCAGGACTTGACCTCCCTCCCAGAGTACAAAAGCAGTCTGCAGAGGGAAAAAGATGAGTGGGAGCGACTTCAGCAGCAGCGTGTCCAGGAACAG GTGTCCTCTGCTGTGAAGGCAGTGGAGGAAAGGTGGCAGGACACGCTCCGCACCAAATGCACTGAACTGGAGCAGTGTAACATGAGAAACGGGGAGCTCCAGGAGGAAGTGCTTACCCTCCGCACCCGACTGGAGCGTGTGTGCCgggagcaggctgccctcctgaaAGCAGAGCTGGCTGCAGCCCGAGACGTTTGGATCAGAGACAAGCAGGAGGAGATGTCCCGTCTCAGGACACAGCTCCAGAGAGAGCAGAAGCAGAAACTACAAGCCGCTCTGGAGCAAACCGACAAACAAAGAGACACAGAGCTACACGAAACTCTCAGAGAAAAGGAGCAGGAGTGGAGGGATCAACAAGAGATCAG ACTGCAGGAGGAGATGCTCCGTGAACTAAAGGAGGTTCTGCAGGACGGAGTGGAGAGCAGGAGGATTGGAGAAGAACAGCAGCTCACCATTAGATCCAGAGTCTGGGAGATCTGCAGAGAAACACTCAGCCAAGCCAAGCAGGAGCTGAAGAAG AGCAGCGCAGACAAGCTGAGACGTGTGCTGAAGGAAACCCAGGAGCGCCATGAGGCAGAGATTG CTCTGACGGCTCAGAGGAAGCAGAGTGAAGGTGCCGAGTCTCTGGCCAAACTCCAGAAGAAGAATCAAGAGCTCCAGAGACATCTAGAGAAGGCCTGCCGGCAGCTCCAGAGGAGCGTACAAGAGCACAAAAACACCCTGCAGAGGATGAAAG ATGAGCACGAGGCAGCCCTGCAGAAGGAGCAGCAGAGTCATCTCAGAGCCCTTGAGGAACTGAAACAAACCTCAAATGCAGAAGCACTTTCAAG TGGTTCAGTCAGCCAACAGAATCTTCAAGCAGGTCTTGAGGAAATGAAGGAGCGATACATGAAAGCAGTGGAGAAAATCAGAG GTGACATGCTGCGCTACCTGCAGGATAGTAAGGAGCGGGCGGCAGAGCTGATCAGGACTGAGGTCCTGAGGGAGAGACAGGACACGGCCAGACGCATGCGCAGGTACTACCTCACCTGTctgcaggagctgctggaggacGGAGGCCAGGCCGCAGG AGCTGAGAAGAAAATCATAAATGCTGCTAGCAAACTGGCCGCCATGGCCAAAGTCCTGGAGACCCCGGTGGCCAAACGCAAGCTTTCGAGAACCCAGGGCTCTCAAG GTGGATCAGACAAAACAGACACTGAAGCCAGTGGTTCTCCTGCTAAACTCCTGGGAACCGAAGCCCTCAAGGATGGTAAGAACCAACACAATCTAACGGACTCGAACTACACATCCATGACGGCTAAACAGAAAGACGTCAGATCTAAATCCATCGAACCGGATTCCCTCAAGTCTGTAGGGGTATGTGGATCCAAAGACACTTTTACGGTTGGTCGGGTAACTCAGAAGCACACACAGTTTGCACACGATGGTGTTTTTAACAGCGTTAATGTCACACTGAGAAAGCACAGCAGGGAAATGTTCATGGAGGGTTTTGGAGAACCATCATCATCCGTCCAGCCCTTCCTGATCGAAGAAGATCCCGTTCGTGATAACGGCCCGAGCGACTGGAGTTTAACCAGTAACGGCTCTAACTTCCTTCACCTGACCTCGTCCCGTCCAGATCCTGGGAAGCCGTTCTCTGTTAGCGGCGGGTTGGACTTTAGAAGCTCCATCGGTGATGACTCTGATGTTACCATATACAAGGAGTTTGTTAAGCCTCGGTCTTACTCTAAACCCGATGTGTGTGTGGACagaagaacagatcaacacagagAGCCAACCCCTGGTTCTGAGGGACATGGGGTCCGGAAAAAGTGTCCAAAGAGCTTATTTTCGGAGTTGAAAGTGTATCAGCAGGACAGTGGGTTCGACAGCCCGTTGGCACTGCTTCAGAAATGA
- the LOC113043531 gene encoding centrosomal protein of 152 kDa-like isoform X1 yields the protein MSIDFDSAALQTQQEEEEYDQEDYAREQELHKLLTDLPDDMLDDSADSSTCSRPEDNNRPQHAWDVPQWEHPRPSSHEQHYEEDDQGSYHEDYSYRSHTSQSNSHPHHLQTGTEHVATGWDQQNYQFQNRDYAHSSAGTDESQGIDFSTGVGAEQDVYPHNALQHGAGHPGDEARALGEHSHIRHHFQVFDNGGAGNKPTGHCRASYHPHQLSNQPKMFSPQVTNQNNHFDQIQRDFLDSAPHSADGQQLAQLQIVNRAQSGQIEELEQKLEDCRRKMRYLEHQFAIVKEEKDGQTVSVKESSALVEEAKEREAQLQGRVRSLEKQIQSLTDREQESLKQQRVAEVAMDSMKQQMMDLGRSDILTRAREQHDRDMTAIREQYEAQLLTLQQKLDAQSQSLNEQAEAGQRLLDQVRLLERQREEDQVDRAAVINTLAQRLEESQQQCAKLLHTGSVQEMSQLQLKLQQAQSTCAIREDLSKALQEELTELKEQINLYESAIKHGALESNGDWESQLSESCMDLGIKKPKWRNGRIHSKPHIAEAGDSTLLKEDVVRELKSELQRCLSHLKTKRLKISELQEELRRSQSRTEQLQTRLEQAERTIQDSEVRESSLEKHLETSPMTAAPHKDLIRLQKERQVLQERVEALEKRNQELKQSEEKVKSANSELCTKMREMIQELDQEKREAAERDERTRQQFRDDVVNGVRMELTQEHTAHIEQLTHQHQQHLQQLQSKLADLRQEVLAVQECYISVCKEKDKLEENLQNKLEEQRRLIENELKRREDSEAALERLRSDLECQHQEDVTRLRAQWKIDTQTETELQVREQLETARKSWQQEQETLEQSWAQRLQEAEEELRKARQSDTCEGAVGQLISAEQLEVRLRAQRETLQQEAATARDRAVEEAVRHAQREMQQKHTDDITLQVEGARSRWLQDLTSLPEYKSSLQREKDEWERLQQQRVQEQVSSAVKAVEERWQDTLRTKCTELEQCNMRNGELQEEVLTLRTRLERVCREQAALLKAELAAARDVWIRDKQEEMSRLRTQLQREQKQKLQAALEQTDKQRDTELHETLREKEQEWRDQQEIRLQEEMLRELKEVLQDGVESRRIGEEQQLTIRSRVWEICRETLSQAKQELKKSSADKLRRVLKETQERHEAEIAALTAQRKQSEGAESLAKLQKKNQELQRHLEKACRQLQRSVQEHKNTLQRMKDEHEAALQKEQQSHLRALEELKQTSNAEALSSGSVSQQNLQAGLEEMKERYMKAVEKIRGDMLRYLQDSKERAAELIRTEVLRERQDTARRMRRYYLTCLQELLEDGGQAAGAEKKIINAASKLAAMAKVLETPVAKRKLSRTQGSQGGSDKTDTEASGSPAKLLGTEALKDGKNQHNLTDSNYTSMTAKQKDVRSKSIEPDSLKSVGVCGSKDTFTVGRVTQKHTQFAHDGVFNSVNVTLRKHSREMFMEGFGEPSSSVQPFLIEEDPVRDNGPSDWSLTSNGSNFLHLTSSRPDPGKPFSVSGGLDFRSSIGDDSDVTIYKEFVKPRSYSKPDVCVDRRTDQHREPTPGSEGHGVRKKCPKSLFSELKVYQQDSGFDSPLALLQK from the exons ATGTCCATTGATTTCGACAGTGCAGCTCTACAGAcccagcaggaggaagaggagtaTGATCAGGAAGACTACGCCAGAGAACAAGAG ctcCACAAGCTCCTGACTGATCTCCCTGATGATATGCTAGATGACAGCGCTGACAGCTCCACCTGCAGCCGTCCGGAAGACAACAACAG ACCGCAGCATGCCTGGGATGTCCCACAATGGGAGCATCCAAGACCTTCTTCCCATGAGCAA CACTATGAGGAGGATGATCAAGGCTCTTATCATGAGGACTACAGCTACAGGAGTCACACGTCTCAGAGCAACAGTCACCCTCATCACCTCCAGACCGGGACAGAACATGTGGCCACCGGCTGGGACCAACAGAACTACCAGTTCCAGAACCGAGACTATGCACACTCCTCCGCAGGCACGGATGAGTCCCAAGGCATTGACTTCTCCACTGGGGTCGGGGCGGAACAGGACGTGTACCCTCATAATGCTCTTCAGCATGGGGCAGGCCACCCCGGAGATGAGGCTAGAGCCCTAGGAGAGCATAGCCACATCAGACACCACTTTCAG GTGTTTGATAATGGAGGAGCTGGGAACAAACCCACTGGCCACTGCAGAGCCAGTTACCATCCACATCAACTTTCAAACCAGCCCAAGATGTTCAGTCCTCAAGTGACCAATCAGAATAACCACTTTGACCAGATTCAGAGGGACTTCCTGGACTCAGCACCAC ATTCAGCAGACGGTCAGCAGCTGGCACAGCTTCAGATTGTAAACCGAGCTCAATCCGGACAGATCGAGGAGCTGGAACAGAAACTAGAGGACTGCAGGAGGAAGATGAGATATCTGGAGCACCAGTTCGCCATCGTCAAAG AAGAGAAAGATGGTCAGACTGTATCAGTGAAGGAGTCCAGTGCACTCGTGGAGGAGGCGAAAGAGAGAGAAGCGCAGCTGCAGGGCAGAGTCAGATCTCTGGAGAAACAGATCCAGTCTCTCACAGACCGAGAGCAAGAG AGCCTAAAGCAGCAGCGTGTGGCCGAGGTGGCGATGGACAGCATGAAGCAGCAGATGATGGATCTGGGTCGCTCAGACATTCTCACACGAGCACGGGAGCAGCACGATAGAGACATGACCGCTATCCGTGAGCAGTACGAAGCACAACTGCTCACCCTTCAGCAGAAACTAGACGCACAATCACAGAGTCTGAACGAGCAG gcggaGGCGGGCCAGCGGCTGCTGGATCAGGTCCGGCTGCTGGAGCGTCAGAGAGAAGAGGATCAGGTGGACAGAGCCGCCGTCATCAACACCCTCGCACAGCGCCTGGAGGAGAGCCAGCAGCAGTGTGCCAAACTGCTCCACACTG GCTCTGTTCAAGAGATGAGTCAGTTACAGCTGAAGCTCCAGCAGGCTCAGTCTACCTGCGCTATCAGAGAAGACCTCAGCAAAGCCCTGCAG GAAGAGTTGACTGAACTGAAGGAGCAGATAAATCTGTATGAGTCTGCCATTAAACATGGAGCCCTGGAGTCTAATGGAGACTGGGAGAGCCAGCTGTCTGAGTCCTGCATGGACCTGGGCATCAAGAAGCCCAAGTGGAGAAATGGACGGATCCACAG CAAACCTCATATTGCAGAAGCAGGAGACTCGACCCTGCTGAAGGAGGACGTGGTGCGAGAGCTGAAGAGCGAGTTGCAGCGCTGCCTGAGTCACCTGAAGACCAAGCGTCTGAAGATCTCTGAGCTGCAGGAGGAGCTGCGACGCTCTCAGAGCAGAACAGAGCAGCTGCAGACGCGGCTAGAGCAGGCTGAGAGAACCATACAGGACTCTGAG GTGAGGGAGAGCAGCTTGGAGAAACACCTGGAAACATCCCCCATGACTGCAGCTCCTCACAAAGACCTCATCAGACTGCAGAAAGAACGGCAGGTGCTGCAGGAGAGAGTGGAG GCTCTGGAGAAGAGGAATCAGGAGCTGAAGCAGAGTGAGGAGAAGGTGAAGTCAGCCAACTCTGAGCTCTGCACCAAGATGAGAGAGATGATCCAGGAGCTGGACCAGGAGAAACGAGAAGCAGCAGAGAG GGATGAGAGGACTCGGCAGCAGTTTAGAGATGATGTGGTGAATGGTGTCCGGATGGAGCTGACACAGGAGCACACGGCTCACATAGAGCAACTCACTCACCAGCATCAGCAGCACCTCCAACAGCTCCA GTCAAAGCTGGCTGATCTCAGACAGGAGGTGTTAGCTGTGcaggaatgctacatttctgttTGCAAAGAGAAAGACAAGCTGGAGGAAAATCTCCAAAACAAGCTTGAAGAACAGAGGAGATTGATAGAAAATGAG TTGAAGAGGCGAGAGGACAGTGAGGCTGCTCTGGAGAGACTGAGGTCTGATTTGGAGTGTCAGCATCAGGAGGACGTGACTCGGCTCAGAGCCCAGTGGAAGATAGACACACAGACTGAGACTGAGCTGCAGGTCAGAGAGCAGCTGGAAACGGCCAGAAAGAGCTGGCAGCAGGAGCAGGAGACG CTGGAGCAGTCCTGGGCTCAGCGGTTACAGGAGGCTGAGGAAGAGCTCAGGAAGGCCAGGCAGTCAGACACCTGTGAGGGAGCGGTGGGTCAGCTGATTTCAGCGGAGCAGCTGGAGGTCCGGCTCAGGGCTCAGAGGGAGACCCTGCAGCAGGAGGCTGCAACGGCCCGGGACAGAGCCGTGGAGGAAGCAGTACGACACGCTCAGAGAGAGATGCAGCAGAAACACACTGATGACATCACGCTCCAG GTTGAAGGTGCTCGTTCTCGATGGCTCCAGGACTTGACCTCCCTCCCAGAGTACAAAAGCAGTCTGCAGAGGGAAAAAGATGAGTGGGAGCGACTTCAGCAGCAGCGTGTCCAGGAACAG GTGTCCTCTGCTGTGAAGGCAGTGGAGGAAAGGTGGCAGGACACGCTCCGCACCAAATGCACTGAACTGGAGCAGTGTAACATGAGAAACGGGGAGCTCCAGGAGGAAGTGCTTACCCTCCGCACCCGACTGGAGCGTGTGTGCCgggagcaggctgccctcctgaaAGCAGAGCTGGCTGCAGCCCGAGACGTTTGGATCAGAGACAAGCAGGAGGAGATGTCCCGTCTCAGGACACAGCTCCAGAGAGAGCAGAAGCAGAAACTACAAGCCGCTCTGGAGCAAACCGACAAACAAAGAGACACAGAGCTACACGAAACTCTCAGAGAAAAGGAGCAGGAGTGGAGGGATCAACAAGAGATCAG ACTGCAGGAGGAGATGCTCCGTGAACTAAAGGAGGTTCTGCAGGACGGAGTGGAGAGCAGGAGGATTGGAGAAGAACAGCAGCTCACCATTAGATCCAGAGTCTGGGAGATCTGCAGAGAAACACTCAGCCAAGCCAAGCAGGAGCTGAAGAAG AGCAGCGCAGACAAGCTGAGACGTGTGCTGAAGGAAACCCAGGAGCGCCATGAGGCAGAGATTG CAGCTCTGACGGCTCAGAGGAAGCAGAGTGAAGGTGCCGAGTCTCTGGCCAAACTCCAGAAGAAGAATCAAGAGCTCCAGAGACATCTAGAGAAGGCCTGCCGGCAGCTCCAGAGGAGCGTACAAGAGCACAAAAACACCCTGCAGAGGATGAAAG ATGAGCACGAGGCAGCCCTGCAGAAGGAGCAGCAGAGTCATCTCAGAGCCCTTGAGGAACTGAAACAAACCTCAAATGCAGAAGCACTTTCAAG TGGTTCAGTCAGCCAACAGAATCTTCAAGCAGGTCTTGAGGAAATGAAGGAGCGATACATGAAAGCAGTGGAGAAAATCAGAG GTGACATGCTGCGCTACCTGCAGGATAGTAAGGAGCGGGCGGCAGAGCTGATCAGGACTGAGGTCCTGAGGGAGAGACAGGACACGGCCAGACGCATGCGCAGGTACTACCTCACCTGTctgcaggagctgctggaggacGGAGGCCAGGCCGCAGG AGCTGAGAAGAAAATCATAAATGCTGCTAGCAAACTGGCCGCCATGGCCAAAGTCCTGGAGACCCCGGTGGCCAAACGCAAGCTTTCGAGAACCCAGGGCTCTCAAG GTGGATCAGACAAAACAGACACTGAAGCCAGTGGTTCTCCTGCTAAACTCCTGGGAACCGAAGCCCTCAAGGATGGTAAGAACCAACACAATCTAACGGACTCGAACTACACATCCATGACGGCTAAACAGAAAGACGTCAGATCTAAATCCATCGAACCGGATTCCCTCAAGTCTGTAGGGGTATGTGGATCCAAAGACACTTTTACGGTTGGTCGGGTAACTCAGAAGCACACACAGTTTGCACACGATGGTGTTTTTAACAGCGTTAATGTCACACTGAGAAAGCACAGCAGGGAAATGTTCATGGAGGGTTTTGGAGAACCATCATCATCCGTCCAGCCCTTCCTGATCGAAGAAGATCCCGTTCGTGATAACGGCCCGAGCGACTGGAGTTTAACCAGTAACGGCTCTAACTTCCTTCACCTGACCTCGTCCCGTCCAGATCCTGGGAAGCCGTTCTCTGTTAGCGGCGGGTTGGACTTTAGAAGCTCCATCGGTGATGACTCTGATGTTACCATATACAAGGAGTTTGTTAAGCCTCGGTCTTACTCTAAACCCGATGTGTGTGTGGACagaagaacagatcaacacagagAGCCAACCCCTGGTTCTGAGGGACATGGGGTCCGGAAAAAGTGTCCAAAGAGCTTATTTTCGGAGTTGAAAGTGTATCAGCAGGACAGTGGGTTCGACAGCCCGTTGGCACTGCTTCAGAAATGA